The sequence CGTGGCCACCGCGCTCAACGAACGGTTCATCAGCCCGCAGGCGGACAAGACCGTCGCGCGTCTGGAGGCAGCGCAGAACGAGGGCCGGCTCTCACCGGACTTCGACCTGGACCTGGCGATGGCACTCCTCTCCGGCCCGCTGTACTTCCGGCTGCTCATCACGCAGGAACCACTCACCCACGCGTACGTCGACCGAGTGCTCGACGCCCTCTTCGCGGGAATGGCGAAGAGGGCGTGAGAGGGGGCGTCGCCGCCGGCGTTCTCAGGAGGTGGGCAGGTCCACCTGCGGCTTCAGCCGGACCTCGGTCACGCTCACGCCCTGCGGGGCGCCGAACGCCCGGACCATGACGCCGCCGCCGATGTCGGTGACCTCCAGGGCCAGGTGGTCGGCTCCCACGCGCAGGTCGAGTCTGGACACGGGCCTGCCCGCGAAGTCCGGCATGCGGTGGATCCGCGCTCCGGGGTACCGCAGAGTCGTCAGCCTGTCCCGCATCTGTGCGTACGTGGCCGCCACCGTGCCGGAGAACGCCTTGCTGATCCGGAGCTGGTGCCTCTGAGCTGCGCACTCCTCCGCCGGATGCAGCGCCACCGGGTCGGCCGGGGTGGGGGCGAGAGCCGATGCCGGTGCTATGTGGCCGGCGGCGCCGAGAACGTTCGGTTCGCAGCTCTGTCCGATGAGGTCGGCCAACTCCAGGAAACGCGCCTCCGCCTCATCGGCGCTCGCCACGAACGTGGCTGCCCTGGCGGTCCGTACGACGACGGGGCGGGAGGTGGCGTGGACGGCGAACGCACGAGCCGAAGGGGCGGAGGCAGCAGTACCGGCGGAGGTGCGGGGGGCGGCGTGGGCGCTCTGGGTAGCGGCGGCCAGGACGACGACGCTGCCCAGTGCGGCGGTGAGCAGGGGCTTCGTAAAGAGATTCGATCGCATGTCGTCACCTTGCGGGCCAGTTGCCACCCGTCGCCTGAGTAGTCGTACTCATTCCACGGACCGGCTCAACTCGGCCCGCCCGCCGTGGCACGGTCGCACCTACCGAGCGATGAGTTTGCGCCGTGCCAGCGGTCCTACAGGGCAGATGGTGCGTTCTGGATGAAGGAGGCTCCCATGAGCAACGATGTCTGGCCGATGGTGCATGCGGAGCGTGCGGCGCTGATCGATGACCTCGCGCGGCTCGATGACGGGCAATGGGGGCAGCCGTCGCTCTGTGTGGGATGGACCGTGCATGACGTGGCCGCCCATCTGGTCGACACCGCTCGGACGACACGGCTCGGTTTCGTGGCCGGCCTGGTCAGGGAGCGGTTCGACTTCGACCGTCAGAACGCACGCGGTGTGGAGCGGGAGCGAGGTGCCTCGCCGCAGGAGACGTTGCGGAGGCTTCGCCAGGTGGCGTTGCGGGCCTCGACTCCCCCGGCGCCCTTGGACAGCCGGCTCGTCGAGGAGGTGGTGCACGGCGAGGACATCCGCCGGCCGTTGGGCCTCACTCGCGCCTACCCTCCGGAGGCTGTCACCCGCGCCCTGCGCCTGCAGCTCCGTACTCCCGCGTCCTTCGGCGGAGCCAAGGAGCTGACAGCCCGTGTCCGGCTCACGGCGACGGACGCCGACCTGTCCGTGGGGAACGGTCCGGAAGTCGGAGGGCCCGCGCTCTCCCTTCTGCTGGCCGTCTCCGGGCGACAGACGGCGCTGGAGGAGCTGGCCGGGCCGGGAGCCGCCGCGCTCGTGACGCCGCGTCGGTGACGCCGGAGTCCAGGTCGTGGGCCGCGCCGCACTCGGACGTACTGTCAGTGGCCGCCCCTACGCTTCCCTCATGGCCACGAACCGCACCAAGGTGCCTCGCCCCTTAGCCCGTCAGCTCTTCGTCGAGGCCGGCCACCGGTGCGCCATATCGACGTGCCGCGCGACCCCTCTGGAGATCGCGCACATCGTGCCCTGGCACCGTGTCAGGAAGCACGAATTCCACAACATGATCGTCCTGTGCCCCAACTGCCACACCCGCTTCGACCGCGGAGACATCGACCGGCAGGCCATGTTGCGGTACAAGGACCTGCTCCGCCTCTCGGACCCCAACCGCGTGGCACCCGACGACCCTTCTCCACGAGCCGGTCTCCTGCGGGCGTACCGGCTGTTCCAGAGCGACATGACCACATGGCACACGTCCATTGCCGAGCTGGTCCTGGCGGTCACGCTCTCCAGCTACGGCTTCCCCACCGGGAATCTGGAGTCGTGCCGCACAGCGGCGTCCCTCGCCCGCGCGGCCACCGACAAGCTGAGCGACCTGGGCGACGAGGGTGTCACCGAGGCGGCGAACTACGTCTTCGACTGGTCCCTGAAGTGGGCACACGACGTGTTCGACCTGGAGGAGTCCGCCTTCAACCGGACCAGGGAGGAGGCCGGCGCCTGGGCTCGGGAGAAGCTCATGGCCTTCGCCATGCTCCATGAGGAGATCTGCGCGGCGCTGGACCTGGGGCCCAGGGAGCTGGACTTCTTCGAGACCGAGAGGTCCGGCCAGAACCTTCCCGACGTCCCCCTGGGCACCCGCGGACTCTGGGACGCCGACGCGGAGGCGTAGCCGGTCGAGGAGGCCGGCGGCGAGGGCCCGTTCCGCCGAGGCTCCGCGGGGCAACCTTCCGCAGATGCCGGTGGTCCTGTACTGCATGAGAATCTCATTCCTCATCCACAACGCGTACGCGATCGGAGGGACGATCACCACTACCTTCAACTTGGCCCGAGCGCTGGCCGATCGGCACGATGTGGAGATCATCTCCGCGCTCCGGAACCGGGAGCGGCCGAGCCTCGCACTCGATCCACGGGTGCGGCTGCGGCCCCTGGTGGATCTGCGGCACGAGAAGAACGACCCGCGCCACCTGACGCCGGCGAAGATCTTCCCCTCGGCCGAGTACCGCTACCAGGAGTACAGCGCGCTGACCGATGAGCGCATCGGCCACGCGCTGGCGTCGCTCGACAGCGATGTCGTCGTGGGGACCCGCCCGGGGCTCAACGTCCACCTGGCGCTGCACGCGCCCGCGCGGACGGTGCGGGTCGGGCAGGAGCACCTCACGCTCGACCACCACTCACCCCGGTTACGCAAGGCGCTCCGCCGGGCCTATCCGCGGCTGGACGCGATCACCCCGGTCACGGAAGCCGACACCGCCGTCTACCGGCGCAAGATGCGACTGCCGGGCGTACGGGTGCAGGCGCTGCCCAACAGCGTCCCCGCCCCGGCCCTCGCGCCGGCGGACGGTCGCGGGCGCATCGTGGTGGCCGCCGGGCGGCTGGCGACCATGAAGCGGTTCGACCTGCTGATCGAGGCCTTCGCGGCGGTCGCCGCGGCCTATCCCGACTGGCAGTTGCGCATCTACGGCAGGGGCGAGGAGCGGGAGCGGCTGCGCGCGCTCATCGACCGGCTCGGGCTGTACAACAACGTGTTCCTGATGGGCGCGGTGACTCCGATGGAAGCCGAGTGGGTCAAGGGGTCGATCGGGGCGGTGACCTCCGACTACGAACCCTTCGGCATGACCATCGTGGAGGCGATGCGCTGCGGGCTGCCCGTCGTGAGCACGGACTGTGCGTACGGCCCCGGCGAGATCATCGCCGACGGGGAGGACGGCCGGCTGGTTCCCGTCGGGGACCGGGACGCGCTGGCCGGCGCCCTGCTGGACCTCGTGGGCGACGACGAGCTGCGCCGGCGCATGGGACACACCGCCCTGGAGAACTCCCGGCGCTACGGCCCCGCCCCCGTCGTCGCCCAGGCGGAGCAACTGTTCGAGGAACTACTGGCCGCCCGCAACGAGGGCCGAGCACCGGCCGGCACGGGCCGCGCCCTGGCGAGCAGCGGTTTCGCGGCAAGGGACACCATGCTCATCGCGGCCGGCAGTGTCGTGAGGGCCGCACGGAAGGCGCGACGATGAGCGGCAGCACGGGCGACGGCACGAACGGGCCGGCGGAGATGCCCCGGGGAGCGGTGACGGTGCAGGAGGACGGGCGGCTGCTCGTACGCGTCCACGCGCCGCTGCCCGCCTCGGCACAGCCGCGGTTGCTGCTTCAGCTGCGTCCGAAGAAGGGGCAGCCGGAACGGACCGGCCGCCATCTCGATCTGGAGCCCGCCGGGCCGGACCAGTGGCAGGCGGTACTGGAGACGGCGCCGGCCCTTGAGGAGGGCCGCTGGGACGCCTACGTCGTGGGTGTTCCGGGCGAGGACCGTGTGCCGTTGCTGCCGGGCCTGCGCGATCTGCGCACGCTGGCGACCGGTCAGGGCGGCGATCGGCGGGCCACGCCCCTCGCGGTCCGGGTCCCGTATGCCACCAAGGACGGCCGGCTCGCCGTACGGGCCTGGCGGCGCACCGCCCACGCGGAGGCCGGCCGGATCACCGTCGCGGGTGGCTCGATGACCGTGGCGGGGCGGTTGTTCGGCGCCCGGCCGGCGGAAGGCGCGGTGGCGTCGCTACAGCGGCGCGGGCAGGGCTCCGCCGTGCGGGAGTTCCCGCTCCGGGCGGAAGGGGAGCAGGACTTCTCGTTCACCGTCGACTACACGGATCTCCTGGCGGAAGGCGGGGGGCCGGCGGTCGGGGAAGCGCCGGTGGTCTGGAACGTCCACGTCCAGCCCGCCGCCGGGGCGCGGCGGGTCCGGGTCGCCCGCCTGCTGGACGACATCGCGGACCGGAAGGCGGTCTTCGTCTACCCGGCCACGCTGCTCGGCGAGGTGTCCGTGCGCCCGTACTACACCCTCGACAACGACCTCTCCGTGGAGGTCACAGCGCAGAGCCCACGGTGAACACGGGATGTCCGGGCGGTCCCGGCAGCCGGCCGGGACCAGGACCAGCGACCGATGGCACACGGGTCCATGATCGCTAGGCTCGCTGCCATCCACGCCCACGGACGCGGCCGCTGAAGCGCGCCGGGCCCGCACCGATCATGAGGTAGGAACCATGCCGGCTCACTCCGCAGCTCACATCCGCATCGCCCGGCCCTCGCGCGACCTGGCCGCGGCCGAACGGTTCTGGGTCTCCGGCCTCGGCCTCGACGTCCTGTATCAGCATGCGGCGGACGGGACCCCCGGCCGGAGTTCGCTTCTCATGGTCGGCTGGCCCGACGCCGGCTGGCACCTGGAACTCGTGCACGATCCCGCCGCGCCCCTGGAGCCGCGGCCGACCGCCGAGGACCTGCTGGTCGTCTATCTCGGCGAACCGGTGCCCGACGCCCTCGTGGAGCGGCTCGAACAGCACGGCGGGAAGCGCGTGCCCGCCCATAATCCGTACTGGGACACCTGGGGCGTGACGGTGCGGGACCCCGACGGCTATCTGCTGGTCCTGTCCACCCGTACCTGGTCCCACTCGTAGGCCCTGGCCCCTCGCCGCGCTTCCGGCTGTGGAGGCGCGGGGTCAGTGCGTCCCGGCGCCCTCGTGCGCCGGCGCCGTACTGCCGCGTTCGATGAGCCGGGGCAACGGCATCCGCACGGTGCGGGCCTGCCCGCCGTCGAGCAGTGTGGTGAGCTCCCGCGCCGCGAGCCGGCCGAAGGCGACCGGGTCCCGGGAGAGCGCGGTGAGCCACGGAGCGGTCAGCCTGCACAGTGCGGAGTCCTCCCAGGACACCACCGACACATCGCCCGGGACCCGCACGTCCAGGCCGGACGCCACGGCCACCCCGGCCGCCGCCATCACGTCGTTGTCGTAGATCAGAGCGGTCGGCGGGTCGTCCCGCTCCAGGACCCGGCGGGTGACCGCGGCGCCCTCGGTGTCGGAGTAGTCCGTGGTCACCGAGTGCGCCCCGGTCAGGCCGCGCCGGTCGGCCTCCTGGCGCAGGGAGCGGATGCGGCGGTCCGTGTGCGCGAGTGAGGGCAGGCCGGCGATGTGCACGATGCGCCGGTGACCCAGCTCGTACAACCGGTCCACGATGGCCGCCATCGCGCCCGCGTCGTCGGCGCGGACCTGGGAGAGTCCGGGGTGCGGGCCGGTGTCGGTGCCGGGGAGGGCGCCGATGACGACGCCGGGCAGGCCGAGTTCGTCGAGGAGCGCCACGCGGGGGTCGTCGGTGCGCGGGTCCACGACGAGCACGCCGTCGACGCGGTGTTCGGCCCACCAGCGGCGATAGACCCCGCACTCCGCCACCGCATCGTCCACCACCTGGAAGAGCAGGCCGAGCTGACGCTCCGACAGCACTTCCTGGATGCCGGAGATCAGCTGGAGGAAGAAGGAGTCCACGCCGAGGTTGGCCGCCGGGCGCGCCACGACGAGCCCGACGGTGGCCGAGCCCTCGCCGGACAGGGCGCGGGCGGCCGTGCTCGGGCGCCAGCCCAGCTGTTCGGCGACGCGCCGCACCCGGGCGCGGGTGACCTCGGAGACGCCCGGACGGTCGTTGAGCGCGAAGGAGACGGCGCTCTCCGAGACACCGGCCCGCTGGGCGATGTCCTTCATGGTCGGCCGCTTGGGAGCCACCCGTGCCTCACTTCCTGCGTCCATGGGGTGCTGACGGACCGTCGGTTCCGCTCGTCCCCGGGGGCATCGTAGAGCTTCCCCGGCTCGCTGGTCGAGCGAGGGGGCCGGGACAACTAAAGCGCTTGAGCTGAAACCATCTAAAGCGCATTAGTAAGCGCGCGTCAATAGAGACTCACAAGCCTCTGACCTGCACTGATGGGCGGACTAAAAATTACGTTCCGGTGAATGTATTGACTTTGCGCCCGGGTGCATTGCAGGGTCTGTCGGGCGAACGCGGCCCGCCGGGTCAGGGACCAGGGCCGCCGTCCGCCCGCCTGGTCCGAGCAAAGGAGCCGTTCACCGTGCGCATCTCCCGCAGAGCAGTCGCCGCTGCCGCCGTCCTCGCCACCGTCCTGCCACTGAGCGCGTGCGGCGGCGGATCCGGCTCGGACTCGTCC is a genomic window of Streptomyces sp. NBC_00708 containing:
- a CDS encoding maleylpyruvate isomerase family mycothiol-dependent enzyme; this encodes MSNDVWPMVHAERAALIDDLARLDDGQWGQPSLCVGWTVHDVAAHLVDTARTTRLGFVAGLVRERFDFDRQNARGVERERGASPQETLRRLRQVALRASTPPAPLDSRLVEEVVHGEDIRRPLGLTRAYPPEAVTRALRLQLRTPASFGGAKELTARVRLTATDADLSVGNGPEVGGPALSLLLAVSGRQTALEELAGPGAAALVTPRR
- a CDS encoding HNH endonuclease, which codes for MATNRTKVPRPLARQLFVEAGHRCAISTCRATPLEIAHIVPWHRVRKHEFHNMIVLCPNCHTRFDRGDIDRQAMLRYKDLLRLSDPNRVAPDDPSPRAGLLRAYRLFQSDMTTWHTSIAELVLAVTLSSYGFPTGNLESCRTAASLARAATDKLSDLGDEGVTEAANYVFDWSLKWAHDVFDLEESAFNRTREEAGAWAREKLMAFAMLHEEICAALDLGPRELDFFETERSGQNLPDVPLGTRGLWDADAEA
- a CDS encoding glycosyltransferase family 4 protein, which encodes MRISFLIHNAYAIGGTITTTFNLARALADRHDVEIISALRNRERPSLALDPRVRLRPLVDLRHEKNDPRHLTPAKIFPSAEYRYQEYSALTDERIGHALASLDSDVVVGTRPGLNVHLALHAPARTVRVGQEHLTLDHHSPRLRKALRRAYPRLDAITPVTEADTAVYRRKMRLPGVRVQALPNSVPAPALAPADGRGRIVVAAGRLATMKRFDLLIEAFAAVAAAYPDWQLRIYGRGEERERLRALIDRLGLYNNVFLMGAVTPMEAEWVKGSIGAVTSDYEPFGMTIVEAMRCGLPVVSTDCAYGPGEIIADGEDGRLVPVGDRDALAGALLDLVGDDELRRRMGHTALENSRRYGPAPVVAQAEQLFEELLAARNEGRAPAGTGRALASSGFAARDTMLIAAGSVVRAARKARR
- a CDS encoding VOC family protein, translated to MPAHSAAHIRIARPSRDLAAAERFWVSGLGLDVLYQHAADGTPGRSSLLMVGWPDAGWHLELVHDPAAPLEPRPTAEDLLVVYLGEPVPDALVERLEQHGGKRVPAHNPYWDTWGVTVRDPDGYLLVLSTRTWSHS
- a CDS encoding LacI family transcriptional regulator gives rise to the protein MKDIAQRAGVSESAVSFALNDRPGVSEVTRARVRRVAEQLGWRPSTAARALSGEGSATVGLVVARPAANLGVDSFFLQLISGIQEVLSERQLGLLFQVVDDAVAECGVYRRWWAEHRVDGVLVVDPRTDDPRVALLDELGLPGVVIGALPGTDTGPHPGLSQVRADDAGAMAAIVDRLYELGHRRIVHIAGLPSLAHTDRRIRSLRQEADRRGLTGAHSVTTDYSDTEGAAVTRRVLERDDPPTALIYDNDVMAAAGVAVASGLDVRVPGDVSVVSWEDSALCRLTAPWLTALSRDPVAFGRLAARELTTLLDGGQARTVRMPLPRLIERGSTAPAHEGAGTH